The following DNA comes from Allobranchiibius huperziae.
CCTGCGCGGTCGTCGTACGCCGATGCTCGGCCGACTGTGCCGCATCCTCCAGGGCGGGCAGATCCGGAGCGGGCGCCGTCTCGGCGTCGGCGACGTTCGGCTGGTCCAGCACCCCGACCGCCCGGTCGTAGGCCGCGCGCTCCGTCGCCACCGTCTGCTCGAGGTGCTCCATCCGATCGGCGGTCAGGAGCGCATCCACGGCGTGCGGCAGATCGGGGAAGTCCTGCGCCGTGAGGATCTCGGACAGGTCACCGGCCGCCTTGCGGTCGTCGTCCTGCGCGACTCGCCAGGTCTGGTCGGCGGCCTGCAACGTCTCGCCCGCCCGCTCCAGCCCCTGATGGCGCTCCAGCGGGTCGCCCTGGTCGACGAGGTCGCACCAGCACTCCTGCGCATGCCGGCCGCGGCGGTCGGCCATGCGCCGCTCGATGTCGGAGAGTCGCTCGCGGGTCTCGGCCAGGCGCGACACCGCTGCCGCGTGACCGGCCTGTGCCCGGGCGTGTGCCTCCTGCGCCTCGGACGTCGCGGCGGCGGACTCCGCGAGCAGCTTCGTGAGCGTCTGCCGGTGATCCCGTGCCGAGATCGCAGCGGCGACCGCGCGCCGGGCGACGGACAGGAGCTCACGGAGGGCGTCGGCGTCGGGGGCCGCCTCCTCTGCAGCCCGCCCGGGGATGGCCGCCAGGGCGAGGCGGTGGGCCGTGACGCAGTCCTCGTGGCGGCCCTGGGCGATGGCCAGCGCGGTCTGTGCGTCCGCGTAGATCGTCCGTGCTGCTTCGGCGTCAGCCTCCGCGCGCTCGACGTCGGCTGCGGTCACCGCGTCGTCGACGGGCATCGCCGGTGCCGGGTGCTGCTCGGATCCACAGACAGGACAGGGGCATCCGGGTCGCAGCTCGCCGCCGATCTCGCCGACCATGCCCGCCAGCCGTCGGCGTCGCAGCTCGAGCACCTGCTCCTCCGCGGCGACATAGACCGGCGTGACCTTCGCGGTGTGCTCGCGGGCCGCCCCGACGACATGGAGTGAACGCTCCAAGGACTCGTGGGCGGACTGCGCCGTCCTGATCGATTCGACGACCCGCTCGGCGGCGCTGACGGCGTCCGGACCTGGATCCGCGGCGCCGGCCAGTTCGGCCTCGATCCGCTCGACCCGATCACGCAACTGATCGAGGTGGGCCACCACCGCCGCCAACTGCTCGGCGGTCGCGGACGCCTCATCGCCCTGACGACCCACGCTCTTCGCCTCGGCGGCCGCTCGAGACTCCAGATCGCGTAGACCCGTGAGTGCTCGACCGCCGTCGGCGATCGCACAGGCCAGCGCGGACCGGTCCCGCGCCGAGTCGAGCGAGTGAGCGGGGCCCACGAGCGCACGCGCCTGCGCGACGGAGGCTTCGAGGCGCGATGACGCCGCATCGAGGGTCGCGGCTGCTTCCCGGCGCCGCGCGGCGACCGGCCGGACGACAGATGCGCGGCGGGACGCCCGCACCGCCTCCCGCTGTGCGCAGCGCTCGTCCTCCCGCGCGGCGTACGCCTGCAACACCGCGCGGGCCGCGCGGGCCTGCTGCTGCAGTCCCACGAGCCGACCGGCCTGCTGCAGTGCATCTCGGGCGATGTCGCGCTGCCGGTCCGCGTCGTCGGCGTCGACGAGGGCGCGGGTCGCGTGGTCGGCGGCCAGCCGGCGGCAGTCCACGACCGTTGCGAGGAGTGCGGTGACATCGGGCGCATCAGCGGTCTGCGGCGGGTCCTGCGGTGCCGGCAGGTCCAGCTCCGCGAGCAGGTCGACGAGTCGGTCGGCCTGATGGGCGATGGCCGTGCTGGTCTCGCGGACCTGCGTGCTCAGCTCCCGCCGGCGCTCGGCGAGCCAGTCCTGCGCCGCGGTGAAGCGCTCGATGTCGAAGAGCCGGCCGAGCAGCGCCGCACGGTCCTCGGGCTTCGCGCGCAGGAAGGTCGCGAACTCGCCTTGGGGGAGCAGCACCACCTGGGCGAACTGCTCCAGCCCCAGGCCGAGGTGGTCGGTGACGATCTCGGCCGCCTCGTCCATCCGGGTGCTCTGCGCGACCCACTCACTGCCGTGCAGCACTTCGAGCAGGACGGTGGCGGGGCGTTTGGTGGTGCCGGTGCCGCGCTTCTTGGGAGCGTCCCATTCCGGACTGCGTCGGATCCTCAGTCGCTCACCGGCGGCGGTGAATTCGATCCGTACGTGCGACGGGACGCTCGGGTCGGCGTGGTCGCTGCGGATGGTCTCGCGATGACCGGTGCGGCTGCCGGGAAGGGCGCCGTAGACGGCGTAGCAGACCGCGTCGAGGATCGAGGTCTTGCCGGCTCCGGTGGCGCCGTGGATGAGGTAGAGCCCTGCCGCGTCCAGCGCGTCGAAGTCGACCCGCTCGAGGCCGGCGAAGGGTCCGAACGCCTGCAGCTCCAACAGGTGAAGCCTCACGCGACGCCCCGGTCGCCCGAGGTGGCCCGGGCAGCGCCCTCGTCGGCCCCGGCGTCGCGGGCGGTGCGGCCGCGCTCGAACGCCGCGGCCCAGACGGCGCGCTCGGCGTCGGTGGCGGCTACCCCGCCGCGTACGTGCTCGGTGAAGTCGCAGCAGAGGTCCAGGTCGTCGCGGCCGTCGACCCGCTCCGCGTAGCTGCGGCGGTCGATGGGGGTCGCGGCCTGGGCGAACCCGAGCGTGAGGGTGTGCGGGAACCGGCGGCGTACCTGCTCCATCGCCGCGGGCGGTCGCGTCGGGTCCGTGAGGATGACCTCGCACCAGGCGTCTTCGTGCTGGGTGAGGGCCGGGTCGGCGAGCAGATCGGCCAGCACGCCGCGCAACCGGGCGATCGGTCGGTGTACCGGAGCCTCGATCAGCTCGGTGCGCACCTGCCCGTCCTGCAGGTCGAGCAGCACCGAGGACTTCACCTGACCCGCCTCGGAGAAGGACATCGCCACCGGCGACCCGCTGTAACGCACGCCGTCGGCCAGCTCCATCGGCCGGTGGATGTGGCCCAGCGCGGCATACGTCATGCCCGCGAAGACAGCGCGCGGCACCGCGGCGACCCCGCCGACGGCGATGTCGCGCTCGGAGTCACTGGTGGTGGCTCCGGTGACGAAGGCGTGCGCCATGACGATCGTCGGGGTCGGTCGGCTTGCCGCGTCCGCGCGCACTCGGGCCATCGC
Coding sequences within:
- a CDS encoding AAA family ATPase is translated as MRLHLLELQAFGPFAGLERVDFDALDAAGLYLIHGATGAGKTSILDAVCYAVYGALPGSRTGHRETIRSDHADPSVPSHVRIEFTAAGERLRIRRSPEWDAPKKRGTGTTKRPATVLLEVLHGSEWVAQSTRMDEAAEIVTDHLGLGLEQFAQVVLLPQGEFATFLRAKPEDRAALLGRLFDIERFTAAQDWLAERRRELSTQVRETSTAIAHQADRLVDLLAELDLPAPQDPPQTADAPDVTALLATVVDCRRLAADHATRALVDADDADRQRDIARDALQQAGRLVGLQQQARAARAVLQAYAAREDERCAQREAVRASRRASVVRPVAARRREAAATLDAASSRLEASVAQARALVGPAHSLDSARDRSALACAIADGGRALTGLRDLESRAAAEAKSVGRQGDEASATAEQLAAVVAHLDQLRDRVERIEAELAGAADPGPDAVSAAERVVESIRTAQSAHESLERSLHVVGAAREHTAKVTPVYVAAEEQVLELRRRRLAGMVGEIGGELRPGCPCPVCGSEQHPAPAMPVDDAVTAADVERAEADAEAARTIYADAQTALAIAQGRHEDCVTAHRLALAAIPGRAAEEAAPDADALRELLSVARRAVAAAISARDHRQTLTKLLAESAAATSEAQEAHARAQAGHAAAVSRLAETRERLSDIERRMADRRGRHAQECWCDLVDQGDPLERHQGLERAGETLQAADQTWRVAQDDDRKAAGDLSEILTAQDFPDLPHAVDALLTADRMEHLEQTVATERAAYDRAVGVLDQPNVADAETAPAPDLPALEDAAQSAEHRRTTTAQAVSTADRAVRDLDSIVAAVRELAQRSRPALEELAVLGPLADTAAGHGDNLLRMRLTSYVLAARLELVTALANDHLKVMSDGRFTLEHSDELARGGARSGLGLRVLDAWTGRARDTASLSGGEAFTASLALALGLGDAVLHDSGGRPLGTLFVDEGFGSLDEETLDQVMEVLDGLRAGGRSVGIVSHVGELRARIHSRVQVRKTESGSHIEVIPAAQDAVA
- a CDS encoding exonuclease SbcCD subunit D C-terminal domain-containing protein, with protein sequence MRIIHTSDWHLGRSFHGAGLLDAQVAYLDHLVDVVRQEKVGAVLVSGDIYDRALPAPATVAALDEAVVRLLDAGAQVVLSSGNHDSATRLGFGSRVLERAGLHIRTSLDGIGRPVDFGGAAVYPLPYLEPSVVAPALDAAPTHADVLRAAMARVRADAASRPTPTIVMAHAFVTGATTSDSERDIAVGGVAAVPRAVFAGMTYAALGHIHRPMELADGVRYSGSPVAMSFSEAGQVKSSVLLDLQDGQVRTELIEAPVHRPIARLRGVLADLLADPALTQHEDAWCEVILTDPTRPPAAMEQVRRRFPHTLTLGFAQAATPIDRRSYAERVDGRDDLDLCCDFTEHVRGGVAATDAERAVWAAAFERGRTARDAGADEGAARATSGDRGVA